The Solanum lycopersicum chromosome 6, SLM_r2.1 genome has a window encoding:
- the LOC101259056 gene encoding putative late blight resistance protein homolog R1C-3, which translates to MEVVETCGKATLSAGEPSTKRSITSIYDDDEVVGFENDAQIIMKKLIRGTKERDLISIYGMPGLGKTTLARKVYNNPYIVNYFDVKTWCAVSQAYNRRTLLVEIFKQATDDKIKIKEDDDVADMLRKVLIGKRYLIVLDDIWDVEAWEDLGICFPQGECGSRVMVTTRIEQVAKHLQHHSHPYSLSFLSSKKSWELLEKKVFRGESCPPDLLEAGLQVALHCKGLPLVVVLIAGMLAKMDRKSSLWLKVANDLSSLALGEQSMKVIQSSYDHLENHLKPCLLYMALFPEDHKITVDDLLKLWMAEEFVLNVKTENMEEAYRVCLSDLLNKSLVMASGIRANRDVVHCSLHDVVREFCLRKLTEDKYMHSTDSRLCIYIHDDLVKQLDYSEYQLDKIPMLGFKETNSLEFIAHPKLSTWNNRYWNPLDLVVKLRSVRALHLMEVSLPDSWATAIQSLTELRYLTLHVRQFEFEWISHLHHLQTLQLKLRNYKSIRLRAATIWEMKKLRHVNIYSFPVVWEDINDEGGFETSMLENMKTFRTCNIRLDNMNTRLWWRFPNLEELGLKVEDEPKFPLFPIPEVHTRLHSVSLRFSVMEVFNSVGWERYFVFPSNIRHLDLTGFFLTEEMVLNIARLKKLESLKLFLGFPFGRSEYHYWDVTNVEFPALKYLRLDVMRIVEWKASEESFPVLEKLVIKGGYIKEIPPSFADIPTLKLIQLINCMESVGVSAMNIKREIEENTGCDNLHVVVVKPK; encoded by the coding sequence ATGGAAGTTGTTGAGACTTGTGGAAAAGCAACTCTTTCTGCTGGAGAACCTTCCACCAAACGTAGTATTACATCaatttatgatgatgatgaagttgTGGGCTTTGAGAATGATGCACAAATTATAATGAAGAAATTGATACGAGGAACAAAGGAGCGGGATCTTATCTCCATCTATGGAATGCCCGGACTTGGTAAAACAACTTTGGCAAGGAAGGTGTACAACAATCCCTATATTGTTAATTACTTTGATGTTAAAACATGGTGTGCTGTGTCACAAGCATATAATAGGAGGACATTATTGGTTGAGATTTTCAAACAAGCTACAGACGataagatcaaaatcaaagaggACGATGATGTAGCTGACATGTTGCGCAAGGTTCTAATTGGCAAGAGATACCTCATCGTATTAGATGACATTTGGGATGTCGAGGCATGGGAAGATTTGGGAATATGTTTCCCTCAAGGTGAATGTGGAAGCAGAGTAATGGTCACAACACGAATTGAACAAGTGGCTAAGCATCTTCAGCACCACAGTCATCCTTATTCTCTTAGCTTTCTCTCATCCAAAAAGAGTTGGGAATTATTGGAGAAGAAGGTATTTCGAGGAGAGAGTTGTCCCCCCGATCTACTGGAAGCAGGGTTGCAAGTTGCCCTACACTGTAAGGGATTACCGCTTGTGGTTGTTCTGATTGCTGGAATGCTTGCAAAAATGGATAGGAAGTCGTCCTTGTGGCTCAAGGTTGCAAATGACTTAAGTTCTCTTGCTTTAGGAGAGCAGAGTATGAAGGTAATACAATCAAGTTATGACCATTTAGAAAACCACTTAAAGCCCTGCCTTCTTTACATGGCATTGTTTCCAGAAGACCATAAGATTACAGTGGACGATCTGCTCAAGTTGTGGATGGCTGAGGAGTTTGTATTGAATGTCAAAACAGAGAACATGGAGGAAGCATATCGAGTTTGCTTGAGTGATTTGCTTAACAAAAGCCTAGTAATGGCCTCTGGAATCAGAGCTAATCGTGATGTAGTGCACTGCTCACTTCATGATGTAGTGCGTGAGTTCTGCTTGAGAAAACTCACAGAAGACAAGTATATGCATTCCACAGATTCACGGTTATGCATTTATATTCATGATGATCTTGTTAAACAATTAGATTATTCTGAATACCAGCTGGATAAGATTCCAATGCTGGGTTTCAAGGAAACAAATTCTTTGGAGTTCATTGCTCATCCAAAACTCAGTACATGGAATAACAGATATTGGAATCCTTTAGATTTAGTTGTTAAATTAAGATCTGTTCGAGCGTTGCATTTGATGGAAGTCTCGTTGCCAGATTCATGGGCTACTGCAATTCAATCACTAACTGAGTTGAGGTACCTCACACTTCATGTCAGACAATTTGAATTTGAGTGGATATCACACCTACACCATCTCCAAACTCTGCAGCTCAAGTTAAGAAATTATAAGAGTATACGCCTTAGGGCTGCTACTATATGGGAAATGAAGAAGCTAAGGCATGTGAATATATATAGTTTTCCGGTGGTATGGGAAGACATTAATGACGAAGGAGGTTTTGAAACAAGTATGCTAGAGAACATGAAGACTTTTCGCACTTGCAATATACGGTTGGATAATATGAATACAAGGTTGTGGTGGAGGTTTCCGAATCTTGAAGAACTCGGCCTCAAGGTTGAAGATGAACCTAAGTTTCCTTTGTTTCCAATACCAGAAGTTCATACTCGGCTTCATTCTGTTTCTCTGAGGTTCTCAGTAATGGAAGTCTTCAATTCAGTTGGATGGGAGAGGTATTTTGTGTTCCCTTCAAATATTAGGCATTTGGACCTTACCGGCTTTTTCTTGACGGAAGAAATGGTTTTAAACATTGCAAGATTGAAGAAGCTTGAGAgtctcaaattatttttgggATTTCCTTTTGGGAGATCAGAGTACCATTATTGGGATGTCACAAATGTGGAGTTCCCTGCACTCAAATACTTGAGATTAGACGTTATGAGGATAGTAGAATGGAAGGCTTCAGAGGAATCCTTTCCTGTTCTTGAGAAGTTAGTTATAAAAGGAGGTTACATCAAGGAGATTCCTCCTAGCTTTGCGGATATTCCAACACTAAAACTTATTCAACTGATTAACTGCATGGAGTCTGTAGGGGTTTCAGCTATGAATATCaaaagagaaattgaagaaaacaCAGGATGTGACAATCTCCATGTTGTAGTTGTAAAACCAAAATAA